The Dendropsophus ebraccatus isolate aDenEbr1 chromosome 3, aDenEbr1.pat, whole genome shotgun sequence genomic interval CGCTCCTCCccgagtgctgggaaaagatggatccagtcctgggacactgggagaagtttccaacGACTGGATGCATCTTttaccagcacctggggaggagcggcacggagaaaagcacacttcaaagccagaagcctgatgagcagaatacagatatgAATAAAGCGCTTTGTTCCTACATtcgttcgctaatctctaatttTAACCACTAAACAACCTGAATATATCAACACATAAGTATCATAGACCTGCAGGTATAATAGATATTAACATTATCCCTTCATTGCCATAGCCCTGCAGACATAATACAAACCACTAAGCCCTTATAATATTACAGAATTGCTATCACTAACCCCTAAACCAACTTATGTAAAAATAAGCATGGTAGAAAATTTCAAAGGTGGAAAAATTAGTATAACAGAGGTTAAATTACATGTCATGGTTAAAAAATAGATGAATTTATTATAACGATTTTGACCAGGGCTTCTCAAGGTTTTACTCCTGGAGCATCAACCAACAGAGCAAAATGATGCCTgtgcctcaccagacagaccaagaggatgctgggttCATATGTGGTGGAAATCCATGCAAAAATTATTTCTCAATCTACCCTTTATTGTATTCTCCTAAACACTGTACAACATTAAACTAAGTACAAAATGAgccaataatgttcctaaatcagagattgttgcagccaaGGAAAGGACtctgcagcttatagtcacttttgtgaaaacttcTTCCGGCTACAACTCATTTCCACAGAATCTGcaatatgggaacataacagcaggtaagagtcttctaacctgctgttagtttgctTTTAAGATAAATTAGCCCCACTAGGGGGAGTACATTGCCCACTGATACAATATTCAATGGCAGAGTAAAATTACCTATGcaatgagctccctctagtggcaagtGGAGGGAGACAAAATGTGATCATTTAACTAGATGGCTGTGTAAAGTAAATCAGGGTATTTAGAGCATTAGAGATTTGTGGGCTCCAACAGCTTCACCATCCTAAACCGTGTAGTTATTTATACTTGAATATTATTATACTGTTGTAATTTTAACCACTAAACCACTATATTAACCCATAAGCATGAATATTTACCTGTCACTACATCACTACATCTGGCTGCTCATCAcctgatgaatattcattagcagAGGTGATGTAGTCCAACCCTCAGtacaccaaactgcctaatttgcaTACTAAGCTGAAGATTTTGTAAAAACTGCAATAAGGATGAAGTTAAGCAAACTCCCTTCCTTCTCAATGTTCTTGACCAGATGGGAACATAAGACTTCTAATCTGCTCTTAGCTTCCCTTTAAAGCTGCTCATAGACTTTAGATGCTTGAGGGACCTAgaggagaatttaaaaaaaagtctggagGGGACCAAGGGGCCTAGAGGAGGATAGAGGCATCTGGAAGGGACATAAGGGTCTGAAGAAGAAACAGAAGAGTCTGGAGGATGATAGAGGGGTCTCAAAGGAACAGAGGGGTCTGGATGAGGAGaacatcatcttcctcctccatggtaaAACTGCTGCTGCGGTTTGTTTCTTTTCTCCCATCCAAGACCCCTCAGcccagaaaaaatatatatacatacttaccTGGCTCACAGGCAGCacacctctctcctctcttcctgctGGCTCCATGAGCCATAGGAGTGACCTCCCTGTATTGGGCCTTTATTGGCCAAACTTACAAATTCAGTACAATATCATAAAACACTCAAAATCCTCCAAAGGCTGCAATAAACAAgacaaccactgggtggccacacAGACACATGTAGCATATATCTCCCAACAAAGTGCTACAATATCATGTTTTTGGTAGAATCTTGTCATATTGGGATATGTTGAGCCATAAGGACACATCTGTAGCTTATTCTATTACAGTAGTTGATATTGTTTAGCTGCTGTGTTGACAGCTCTATGCTTGACTGTATTATACAGCCAGCACCCCACTGTAACAGCTGGGATTGAAAATAACATTTATGTAATACTAGGGAGGCCAGGACCTAACAATGGCACCCAGATCTACCTTGTGCGGATGACTATTTGCCCCCAGCAGAGCCTaatagagtctctttaaaggaaaAATCTATCGCAAaagtattgtatattatattatactattgtatattatataagtGATCAGGACACAGCATGTTCAAGTCTGGatacaaaaataattaaatatcGTGTCATTATGGACATTAAAGGGAActggtcatcactttcatgctttcCAAACCACAAGTCATTGGGCAGTCCCCAGCAGATTCTCCCTGTCCCATCAGCCTTAAGAAGAGGTCTATTGATCAAGGCTAAAGGGGCGTGGGAAAGTACAGGGGCCACCCCCAAACACGGGTGGTTAACATAGTACAGAGAGGATGATAGGTTACATCAGGTTTCTATATCCCTTAATCCCTGGGCACCTATATTCATATAAGGTATCAACCCCGGCACCAGCCAGTGTACATTTTTTTAGAGATACCTGACATTCCCAAACTTCTGATTCACAAAGAGAGGGGGAATTTTGGTGATTGGGAGATGGCTTTAAGTGACAGTcatagtcttagggtcctattccacgggccgaggagggcccgatcaaagaTGTAAACGagcatttactgggcctatcggctgatcgttctctctattttaccgaacaataatcggccgaatcgggccaaatttggccgatccggccgattatcgttactgtggaatagggcccttaggttggCCAAAGGAGTGGGAGACCAGTGAGCAGCATGAAGTATTCCATCAACTGGAGAAGAGGCGGTCATAGTGGGAAGTATAAAAACAAATCTTAACGATATGCATATGCATGCTACCTGATCATGGAGAATACAGGGCAGTCTAGGGCTGCCACACCACCCTGACAGCAGACTATAAAATACAGGAACTTTTTAGCAAGACTTTTAGTGCATCTTATAGTAATAACAAGAgaggagcgaatttacagtattaacaaagcgAAAAGCCTTGTTAGCTTGGCAGTCGGCTGCCTATAAACTCCCTGGGGCTCCActgcaggtgcctggaaaagctggatccaatcctgggaaacttctcccagtttcctggCACCCTGAGCGAggtggcacagagttcaaaggcagatgTCTGATAAGCTGGCTGCTAAGCTAATGAAGCATTTCAATttattaatactgtaaattcgctcttctctaattATAACAACTGTCCACATATGAAGTTACTGTATCAATTAGAGTTCTGGCATTAAATAAGTATCAGACAGTATGATGGTGAGAATCTTTAACTGTACCTAATACGAGCTGAGGAACAGGCTCATATATAGCTTTGAAGTTGTGAATTTTGTAATCCTAAAATAAAGACGCACAAAGACATAATTACAAAGTTCTATTCAATTTAATTCACAGttgcttaaaaaaatattttacaaaaaaaaaattacgctcAAAATTGAGTAATCCTACATAATATAATATGCTACAAACACTGACTCTTAGCATGGATGTTGGTGCTTAAGTGATCACCCTCTGTCCTACAACAGGCTGAACTGAAGAACCCAGATCTTCTCTTCTTTTATTCATCATCggtcattatggaaataaattctTGCAGGTTTACTGAAAAAGAATAGAAAACAGATAAATGTATATTACCTTTGGTAAAAGAAACCCCTGACTTTTACCAAGGAAATGCCCACTAAGCCAATGACTAACCGCAGTGGTGACCACCGCAGACAGTAACTGTCTAAGCAGCCTTGAGCCATAAGCAGCAGGAAGCCCAGGCACTACTAGTgtgtattaatatttttttttaggccaCCCTGTACTCACGAGGAGTATAATATAACAAGACTAAACATTTGAAGGGAACTATGTAAATTTGACATACACAACTACTTAAACCTGCTGTGGAACCATTAAACAAAATCACAGTTTTTATACCATGTGGTCTATTTGACCCCATGGTTCCACAGCAGGGTTAAACAAGGTTATGTATCACCAAACCATGTCTTCTTTTAATTCCAAGAAAAAGAACTGTTAAGTGGTATAGGTGATAGAAAATACAAAAGTAAGCACTTTTGAAAATGCTTTGCATTACCAAAATTGCTgggttaggccctattcacatttTAGGAAAAATCTGTCCATTTTATGATCAGGAATTCCTGTtaggatttcctgacccatacagttgcattgaacactgacacccttcaggatttttcaagAAAAAAGGATATCCTGAACGGATgcccccattgaagtctatgggagctcagGAAATTGTGAAGACACGCCTGATGGTCacaatttcctgacagtaaaaactaatagggatgtgtgaagggggccttatgtCATTCACCAGGAGGTGTTCCACTATGATTGTGTGTTTTtactggaatatatatatattatatatttattcaaaaaattccaacagcacttcCCGATATCTTCAAAAATGTGAAATATTTATTCAATCAcatccaaaaaaaacaaacagtgtgGCATAGCAAAAAATAAAGCAACGTTTCTCCCGTCTCACACGGGCATTTTCAAGCTCATATCCCCAAGTGATAATCAAACAAGTGACTAAAATTTACATTCCATTGGTTGTTTCAAGTGTCCATCTTTTACAAGTGTTCTCTGATAGGAGGCAATCAAAGTCCATCTGTGTCATTGTGTTTCAGTAAGTTCTTTGTAAGGTAGTGTGCagtgttaaccctttttgtgctAAAGTGAGTGACTGCTTGAAATTACCCACTTGCAAGTTCCTCATAATAAAGGTAATtagaaatacagaaatacatGTAGCAACGAAGAAGAATAGACAGCACTATGTTATCCACATCATTTGGATCTTTTCAGAGCATGATTCATAGCCATGAGATATATGTTGCTGTAAGGTAGTGTTCACATTGTACTGACCAATGTTGCATTCTGCATACTCTAGTTCGCTAGTTCGGCAAATCCGGAGTCATTCAGCCTTCAACTCCATCAGATCTCTCCAAGGGAGGTACAGCTTCACTTCCCCAGGTGCCGTTCAGACCACTTTTTTAGTCACTTGTTTGATATAAAAGTTTGATTATCACTTGGGGATATGAGCTTGAAAATGCCCGTGTGAGAGGGGAGAAACGTCGCTTGATTTTTTGCTACGCCACActgtttgtttatttgtatgtgatTGAATAAATGTTTCACGTTTTTGAAGATATCAGGAAGTGCTGTTGAAATTTTTTGAATATATCCTCCAGGATCCTAGGTCAGGATCATCCAGCCAGCACCCACAAGACGTTTGAGCTCCAAGCTGTGCTGCTTGcaatactttatatatatatatatatatatatatatatatatatatatatatatatatataaaaaaagtgtaCCCACTTACTGCACCCTGTACCCTTGTTACTCATTTCACATAAATACTACACCCTATGCAGTCTTGATGTTAGCTCGATAAAGACTAGTACACAGTCTACTAGTACACTAGGacattggccctattacataagggtggtcatggaaaagttgtcggtcactatttggcagtttgtttctgagctggaagagaccattgtgtgggggggggggggggatctgtgctgttctcttcctggatgctggatgactgtatatgagcagcagtgtaatatgaagatatcctgtgtaatatagaggaggagaagacataattagtgtagcagtaacctctgtcctcagtgtggtgttttctctctgggtgTTTtgcttcagtgttctatggctgcaggtgtgtgtgtgtgtgtacgtgctatggctgcagtaggttgtgtgtgctaagactgcagctggctgtgtgtgtatgctatggctgcagcaggctgtgtgtgtgtgtgtgtgcgcgctatggctgcagcaagctgtgtgtgtgtgtgtatgctatggctgcagcaggctgtgtgtatgtgtgctatggctgcagcaagctgtgtgtgcactatggccgcagcaagccaagtgtgtgtgtgtgtgctatggctgcagcaggctgtgtgggtgtgtgtgtatgctatggctgcagccgggtgtgtgtgtgtgtgtgtgtgctattgcgtgcccccacagtgaccttctatatcactgtgtgacctctttatcactatgtgtaacccctctatatatatcactatgtgtgaccccctgtatatcactatggctgacctctatatcacagggatctggcattgttagcagtgtttctttaagtatggtgaatatttagttagaaacatagaagactgtcagcaggaaaagaccacctgctcaatctagtctagttgtgagtagttcaggacatggaggctggagactggctgcatccactgcacacacaggagaatctgctttatatacagtatttctttattcactcagaagtcgccccaggatcatgtaggacattagggagaagctgctgagccagtgtgaaaAGTAACTCCcatggtatatgaccggccatttatgaaggagcaggagtcagagtcgggagtcggtcctgataaaattcaggagtcggagtcggagctgcggcttaccgccTCCACAGCACTGCTAGCTGCAATAAAGTTGCAGTTTGGACGCTATCTATGGATGTTGTTGGATTCTCTTTTGCTGCTTAGTGATAGAGAAGCCTTCCCGTACCAGGGATTGCAGGCTTCCAGCGTACATCCTCACACATTTACCTAGCCTATTGGACTGTACTCTTTATGCTGTTGGACTAGTTATTTTTGATACAGACATAACCAGTCACGGCTCTTTGTCTGTAATCACGCTCTGTTGTAGTGACTGCTTTCGATGTCCCTCGCTGCACTAGGTTTCATGGCCACAGTGAGTGATGCAGGAAGCTCACTGCCTTTGCCATTGGCTCTGGCCCTGTCCTAGTGACATCCATGAAGGAGCAGTAATATTTTCAGACCCTGTGAACTCCCCAAACACTTACTTTCTCCATCACCATCTTTGTCAAACTCCTCAATCATCGCTCGAAGCTCTTCATCTGTCATGTTCTCACCAAGTTCTCTGGCAACTCGACGGAGGTTTCTTAAGCTTATTTTTCCTGAATCATCATCGTCAAACAGCTTAAAGGCTTTAAGCATCTCTTCTTGGGGGTCGCGGTCCAGTATCAAATCTGTTACTAAAGCAGAATAGGTTGTGGAATTACTTTACAAGAGAGAGCGGTGgagatgagaagcaacagcaaTGGGAAACCAGTGTGGATTGAATACACCAAGTAACTtgtaaaagattttatttttacatttttagatCAAGAAAAACAAGCTCTAAGAATGGTAGGCCCAATGAATTCAGGTATTAGGGTAGAGTAACACAATAACAATAGAGGATAGATACAATAAACGTATAGGTTAGGAGTGTGTACATGTTTAATAAGGACCAGAAACCGGTACAAAagtaaagaaaagtaaaaaaactaaaaactttctatcatagccaataacccaattttttcttttttttagcttACACAAGTTGGCCTCCTTTTTATCAAGCTATAGTAATGGTTATAATACTCCAAAGCCCGCTGATCACCTGTATGGATGGCTCCTCCGTCCATACAGTCTGCCTCTCCCTCAACGTTACACTGAGCTCAAGCAAGGAGCACAGGCACGCTGGAGAAGGCAGAGTGATGTGTATTGTCGCATACCCCTCACGGGACACTATCTTACAGATGGAGGAGCAATACAGccaggacaccaggacagatcggCAGGAGGCAGCAGAATTATAGAGAGGAGGAGTGCAACGAAGGCACTATATATAAATAAGTGACTTTTTATACCCATGACTATAAAAATGTCAAAAGGTGGTCAACTCCTTTAAGAAAACCCAGGAAATAACGATGGAGAAGGAAGAGAAATTACTGTTTTGCATTATACAGTGATTCGTCTATTAAATCTATAGAATATATTTATTAGACTTTTCACTTGGTAGCTGAGCAAAACCCTTTGACTAGAATAACTGTCCCATCTGCAATCCCTCACAGACTCACAGAGCAGTATTGAGTAGTTTCAAGTGGATCTGTCAaaacgttcaggttcggcaacgttttCCGAACCCAAAAGCTCAGCGTTTGATTTCTTGTaactgcagaagttagatgcagagCAATTCGCTGAACACTAGTGCTGAGCCTGGTAGAGAAGTGGTCTGCCGCCTGATCCTCCTGGCTATATCAGATTGGTGGAAGTCTCACCCTGACCTTCACTGCAGTATGTTAAATGTTTTCTATAATGACAGAGGCACATTAACAAGCTGAAAAATAATAATTGAGCAATcagccgcgggacaccgatcagctgcagtgagtatacatgccagcgcctactggggggggggggggggggcaatagtatttttttgtgaactgcttctttaagtattAAGACAGGACAGGTATGTTTCCTGTAAACACCTATTGAGAAAACTACTTACCGACTTCATTAAAGTCATCAAAAGTAATCTTCCCTGTGGCTTCACCATCATAATCTTTTAGGATTTTTAAAACATCAGCCTTCTTAACATCGAACCCCAAAGCTCGCATGGCCACCTGCCAAACACAAAACATGACAAGCCATGACCACATGGGGATCAGCTCAGACATCCTATAAGGAAAACATTATCAGGATCAAATGTGGTTATTAAGACTCTTAAGATATTGAAGTCTCACTGTGGAAGTGGGTATTTTCTTGTTGCCTCTCAAAACGtactggaggaagtggtgtataccttccagactgacacagggaaaccccctttaaggagaGGCTTGCGAAAAGGCAGAGAGAGGTTCCAGAATTGGTGCTGAGCACTGCGCCCTTTAGCCTCCTACAGTCTTCTATGAGGTAGGTATATGCAATATCACATATAGGTTTCTTTTAGATGACCATATCCCATGCCAATAAAGTTCCAGCATCACGACTGCTCCTTCATTCAGGGGATCGGAGCACATTTATAATAGGAAAATATAGGGCGGCTATGTGATCCTTTTTTAAAAGTAAACcactgcccataacaaccaatcacagcacagattTAATTTTGTAGGAGCAAAATATGAAATacaagcagagctgtgattggctgctatggacagCAAGGAAACGTTTACCTTTCTAGCAATATAATCACTAGGAATATCCTGCCACGTCTTTACCTTTAACTCATGATAATCTATTGCTTTGTCTTTGTCGGTATCAAACAGATCAAACGCATCTTTAATCTCTTGCTTCTGTTCCTCGGTCAgctccctttttttcttttttttagttttgtcgACAGCTAAATCCGTTCTAGTAAGAAAAACAAGGAAGAGTTATTTGCTAATGAAATACTCAGAATAGGCAGCTACGTGGGCAGGTTTATGAGAAAGGGAGAAGAATAACTGGATGGCAAGGAAGAGAACTGAACACAGATTTAATTACACTGACACAGAGGGGGAGAGTGAGTGACAACGAGGTTGTCACTATcatggcagaaggggggggggggacctttcTAGGGTAAAATGCACTTAAAAAAAAGGCTGAAGCTGAAGGCCAAGAGGGAAATGTGAAGTGCATTTAAGCaatgtttttttgtatttgtgacttttttttttaatgtccatggcattgtttttttccccatgccagtctcccattgaaatcagtgggagattttttatttcttttacagtGAAACTGCATGGATTTTGACAGGAatttgtttaaagcgaatgtacaatcgCTTTAAGATATTTACAACAATTCATGGGCGCGGCATGAAGCCCTGGAGTCAGGTCCCCCCACTTGTGAACATGCCTAATGGCTaaattcacacactgcagttttgttGCAGAAAGTGTCCTTGTCATCCGAAATGTCCCCATGCAGATGACTAGAACTGACCGTCCTTGGCAGAAATGTCGGCAATAAATCTTACACATGTAAAAGACCCCCAGATCTCATAGTTTTAATATTATAAAACTTTGTACAATTTTCAAGtacattttattttctttgtGGATTTTAAGCTGTCTGCTTGCTGCCTTCCTGTACTTCcagcagatatatgtatatatatatacccaccacACAGGTGCAGGATAACTGTACTGTACCCGCTCCTGCACCCCTGTGCCCATCACATGACCTGGGCAGATCTGTATCTACTGGAAGTAAAGGAAGGAAGAAACTATAATAGAAAAATGTTTATTCAGTCAAaccatattaaccctttaatatCAGAAACAGGTCCAGACTGTGGTGCTGTACAGGTCTCCGAATGTTTCCTTGCTATGGTGGAGATCAGGGCAGTCCGGGGCAGCTCCTACATGGCGGTGCCCATGGGGACACTGCTCACCTGCTCCTATGACAACCCTTCTGACTCCATGATGACTATTTTACTATTCAGTCCCCAATGTCAGTGGTGCAGAGTCCAGAATACACACAGCCCTGCATAGGGATTAATATTTGCCCCCTTCACTTCTCCATAATGACAGCTGCATGGTTACCTGACAACTACCGGATTAACTTTCCATATGGTCATAGAGACAATACTGCAGATCTATGGAGcagcagcacagatccatgaggaCCTCCAGCCACAGCCTGCACCCTGGCTCTGGGCACCAATCACATGACTGACACAGCAGCGGGCTGACTACCTGCCGCCCAGCCTTACCTCACCACCAGGCTCATGTCTCTTCCGTCTCCGGCCTGGATACCTGCAGACACCGGGCTCACAGACAGCAAGGCCTTAAGCCCGCCCAGTAAACAATGTTTCTACTACGTGATTGGCGAAGACCTCATCACTTCCCCTTAGTAACCAGGGCAGCTTGACAGCGCCGGAGTATTCTGATTGGCTGATACCTGTGTCAATTTAAAACTGATATCATGATTGGTTGAAACGCAGCACGCGTAGTAACGTATCTCCTGTGATGGAGCTATGGAAATACGTGGAGATTCAAGAGGGCGGAGTTTTGTGTTCGTCTGTTCCCAACGGCCGCGTCACATCTCAGTGTGACTCCGCCCCCTTATGTCTCCAGCATGACGCTGTAGCTCCATCCTAGTGGCGCTTATACTCTGCCTAGAAGCGGGAATAGAATATTCTTCTATCAGTGCTCGTGTGCTGCAGAGTAGTGTGCACAGGGATCATAGCTTCTAGCGGCGGTATATTGATAGAAACGTGTGATAATACACTGGCCACAGTCTGCCCTGAGCTGCAGAGTGCACAGTCAACCTCAGGCCCTCAAGCtgatacagaactacaactcccatcatgcccagtcaGACaatactaaagctttggctgtgcaggcatgatgggaattgtagttatgcagcagctggagggcccgaGCTTGGCACCCCTGCCTGAGTGTCAGGCCCCTGGACAGAATGGATATAATTTCTATCACCCCCATAAGTAACTGGACCCCCACTATGTCACCAACAGCCCCCAGCCACAGTGCCAGCCAGAATCCTGATAAAGTCCAACCCACTGCCATCATGGTGCCAGCCATATATGCCCATGTCCCTATAAATGCCAGCAGTGCCCACAACAGGCTCCTCTCACATCTCATGTTCTGAGCAGTCATGGAAACAggtcccaactttttggacaacCAAAGACAGACACTTGTAGGTCACTCTAGGAAAAATTTACAgatatttctatactttttaattcaaggatgcatttacacatacaggatgcagcagatcctgtatgtgtgatgtatccttaggtcccattcacacatcagtaaccctgcaTGTAATTACAACCTGCAACTACAGACAAGATTATGAAGGTTTGTCAGTAACTGTCCGTATTTGCAGGGACCATTGTCATATAGGTGACACGGACGAACAATGGTTTAATcattttttgtggcacggattaTGGCTCCAAAATGCatccgtaacacctacagatgtgtgtatggggccatataaacTGCATATGTGTCATAATGTGcgacaggggccataatgtcacatgattcaccTGAATATAATAATCtttaggatccaacttgtacCACATTATAGAATtgtatgcaagtttgggtctaatatacagtaagaaaccagacactttctagagcaacattgaaagtttattaatgcaaatctatttCCTTGGTCAAAAAGCGGGACAtataaggggaaaagagggacagaGGTACGTGGGTCAAAAGTGGGGACTTTCCCtttcaaaagagggacacttgggaggtatgagaTGGGCAGAACAACTTAGTTGGGCTTCTTCGTTTCTGCTTGGCTTTCCTTAGAGGGCTGATCCAGCTGGCTGTGGACTTCGTGACAGTCTATGAGACCTTCTGCAAACCCCTATAGAGCTGGCTCAGCTTTCCAAAGAGTGCAGAGCAGGAACAAAGTAGAAGATGCCCAACCTGATCGCTGTGTCCGGAACTGCAAGCGGGATTTCCATCAGCGCTCACTGTTCTAGAATCACTAAGGGAGCGAGCAGTAATAGCAGTCACCATCACTGTGCTAGAATCACTAAGGGAGCGAGCTgtaatagcagtcaccgctcactgtgctagaatcactaagagagcgagcagtaatagcagtcaccgctcactgtgctagaatcacTAAGAGAGCGAGCAGGaatagcagtcaccgctcactgtgctagaatcacttagggagcgagcagtaatagcagtcaccgctcactgtgctagaatcactaagagagcgagcagtaatagcagtcaccgctcactgtgctagaatcactaagggagcgaacagtaatagcagtcaccgctcactgtgctagaatcactaagggagcgaacagtaatagcagtcaccgctcactgtgctagaatcactaagggagcgaacagtaatagcagtcaccgctcactgtgctagTATCACTAAGGGAGCGAGCAATAATAGCAGTCACTGACAACTGTGCTAGAATCACCAAAGGAGCGAGCAAtaatagcagtcaccgctcactgtgctagaatcactaagggagcgagcagtaatagcagtcaccgctcactgtgctagaatcactaagggagcgagcagtaatagcagtcaccgctcactgtgctagaatcactaagggagcgagcagtaatagcagtcaccgctcactgtgctagTATCACTAAGGGAGCGAGCAATAATAGCAGTCACTGACAACTGTGCTAGAATCACCAAAGGAGCGAGCAgtaatagcagtcaccgctcactgtgctagaatcactaagggagcgagcagtaatagcagtcaccgctcactgttctagaatcactaagggagcgagcagtaatagcagtcaccgctcactgtgctagaatcactaagggagcgagcagtaatagcagtcaccgctcactgtgctagaatcacTCAGGGAGCAAGCAgtaatagcagtcaccgctcactgtgctagtatcactaagggagcgagcagtaatagcagtcaccatcactgtgctagaatcactaagggagcgagcaataatagcagtcaccgctcactgtgctagaatcacTTAGACTGCCACCAgtaatagcagtcaccgctcactgtgctagaatcacttagggagcgagcagtaatagcagtcaccgctcactgtgctagaatcactaagggagcgagcagtaatagcagtcaccgctcactgtgctagaatcactaagggagcgagcagt includes:
- the CETN3 gene encoding centrin-3 isoform X2, with amino-acid sequence MSLVVRTDLAVDKTKKKKKRELTEEQKQEIKDAFDLFDTDKDKAIDYHELKVAMRALGFDVKKADVLKILKDYDGEATGKITFDDFNEVVTDLILDRDPQEEMLKAFKLFDDDDSGKISLRNLRRVARELGENMTDEELRAMIEEFDKDGDGEINLQEFISIMTDDE
- the CETN3 gene encoding centrin-3 isoform X1; this translates as MTIWKVNPVVVRTDLAVDKTKKKKKRELTEEQKQEIKDAFDLFDTDKDKAIDYHELKVAMRALGFDVKKADVLKILKDYDGEATGKITFDDFNEVVTDLILDRDPQEEMLKAFKLFDDDDSGKISLRNLRRVARELGENMTDEELRAMIEEFDKDGDGEINLQEFISIMTDDE